From a single Anaerolineae bacterium genomic region:
- a CDS encoding ABC transporter ATP-binding protein, translating into MFGINLKQEKPNGANGQYVDDNGLLVDLRHVVKTFESAAGTFTALKNLDLQVGTGEFVSIVGKSGSGKSTLINMITGIDRPTSGEVMVGNTAVHRLKHGQIAVWRGRTIGVIFQFFQLLPTLTAVENVMLPMDYGQIYPPAERPERAMYLLEQVELAHYAHHLPSALSGGQQQSIAIARALANDPPMLAADEPTGNLDSKTTEMVFKLFAGLVEQGKTMLMVTHDNDLAKRAKRTIVLADGKIVDEIDRTQEV; encoded by the coding sequence ATGTTTGGCATCAATCTTAAGCAGGAAAAACCCAATGGAGCAAACGGCCAATATGTAGATGACAACGGTCTTCTGGTTGACTTGCGCCATGTGGTAAAAACTTTTGAAAGCGCAGCCGGCACATTTACCGCGCTTAAAAACCTTGATTTGCAAGTGGGCACCGGCGAGTTTGTCTCCATTGTCGGCAAGTCGGGCAGCGGTAAATCCACCCTGATCAATATGATCACCGGCATTGACCGGCCCACGTCGGGGGAAGTGATGGTGGGCAACACGGCCGTGCATCGGCTCAAACATGGCCAAATCGCCGTGTGGCGGGGGCGCACCATTGGCGTTATTTTTCAGTTTTTCCAATTGCTGCCAACGCTCACCGCCGTTGAAAACGTGATGTTGCCCATGGACTATGGCCAAATTTATCCGCCTGCCGAACGCCCTGAGCGGGCCATGTATTTACTGGAACAGGTAGAGCTGGCCCATTATGCCCACCACCTTCCCTCGGCGCTTTCAGGGGGGCAGCAGCAGAGCATCGCCATTGCCCGCGCCCTGGCCAACGATCCGCCTATGCTGGCCGCCGACGAGCCGACGGGAAATTTGGACTCCAAAACCACCGAGATGGTGTTCAAACTGTTTGCCGGTTTGGTGGAGCAGGGCAAAACCATGTTGATGGTCACTCACGATAACGATCTGGCTAAACGGGCCAAACGCACCATTGTGCTGGCCGACGGCAAAATTGTGGATGAAATTGATCGAACCCAGGAGGTATAA